A genome region from Haloarcula sp. H-GB4 includes the following:
- a CDS encoding VirB4 family type IV secretion system protein: MQQLLILFQIGGIASMTKSVYALLGLEWVISTYGVWPSFGLLFGGAMVLGTAGVAISAVLSRDGNQSAPTDSTLSSILSSDDSNTSVDTADDDVVTEAARRLQQSGETITQEKLAQYIENVKRDQNSVKNGRTGVINDPIERSESAGLAVSPERIIESKSYIKRLGDQGTEKYARSLIIADYPSRVAPGWLDKLFTNGLSVNGTELRVSYHIFPRSSDKMQQKLNVRATRLTSQIRRKKNDGKLNTIEEENQLQHVERLREGLTEGSTKLFDFGVYFEILADDEDTLNEGTQELKQILSQVNAKVTTLYDRQLQAQQSMAPLASDQIRNTQIMDLDALGTAFPFTDRSVVESTGVLMGFHMSTNAPIVVDRFEQSGHNMLISGKIGSGKSYLAKLTLWRRLMMDPETEVLIIDPVGGFGDVVEAVDGQRVTIDGRSRINPLDIKQVDNIDDVEGDPYDDKIRSVMGLFESHFQGKRELSKEEEGVLRRAIRYAYLEQGITKDVSTHNQQSPVIQDVLDVLARMANGSPPGEFLNVPETVQSEITTINTETSIEDREQAERLADYAQSVLLGLEEFKKGGQRANLNGDTNVHLQDRVVQFDLSSVADGSNEGLIMHIVLDWLFQRAKASTGKMVVMIDEAHYMLGHEQALDMLNLFARHSRHYGSGLTLISQTVDEFMTDPKAKEIYDQCDIRALMRHQDIGEEAIDALDLTPRERDFVLQAQAGNSADYSESLLSVSDAGKMRMRVMSNDFEHHVIDGDMNVWAFLYDNDLIEWSDIPDHEEQAVEQILNVNASSALS; the protein is encoded by the coding sequence ATGCAACAACTGCTAATACTGTTCCAGATCGGTGGCATCGCATCAATGACAAAATCCGTGTATGCACTGCTTGGGCTCGAATGGGTGATTAGCACGTATGGCGTCTGGCCATCCTTCGGACTGCTGTTTGGCGGGGCGATGGTACTTGGAACAGCGGGTGTCGCTATATCAGCCGTCTTATCTCGGGATGGGAACCAATCCGCGCCAACGGATAGCACACTTTCCTCAATACTAAGCTCTGACGACTCTAACACGTCAGTGGATACTGCTGACGATGACGTAGTGACTGAGGCCGCACGCCGGCTACAGCAGTCAGGCGAAACAATCACTCAAGAAAAACTGGCACAATATATTGAAAACGTCAAGCGGGACCAAAACAGCGTCAAAAACGGGCGGACTGGGGTAATCAATGACCCCATCGAGCGCTCTGAATCGGCCGGGTTGGCCGTGTCTCCTGAGCGGATAATCGAGTCAAAGAGTTACATCAAACGGCTCGGCGATCAAGGAACTGAAAAGTATGCTCGATCACTTATTATCGCGGATTACCCGAGTCGTGTGGCCCCCGGTTGGCTGGATAAGCTCTTCACTAACGGGCTGTCAGTTAATGGAACAGAACTCCGTGTGTCATACCACATTTTTCCTCGAAGCTCTGACAAGATGCAACAGAAACTCAATGTTCGGGCGACACGGCTTACCTCGCAGATCCGGCGGAAAAAGAACGATGGGAAACTCAACACCATCGAAGAAGAAAACCAGTTGCAACACGTTGAACGACTCCGAGAGGGACTAACAGAGGGATCTACAAAGCTATTCGACTTCGGCGTGTATTTCGAGATTTTGGCTGACGACGAAGACACTCTCAACGAAGGCACGCAGGAACTCAAGCAGATTCTCTCACAAGTGAACGCAAAGGTGACAACACTCTACGACCGGCAGCTACAGGCACAACAGTCAATGGCGCCGTTAGCGAGTGATCAGATCCGGAACACACAGATTATGGATCTTGATGCATTGGGTACTGCATTCCCCTTCACTGATCGATCAGTCGTGGAATCGACCGGTGTTCTGATGGGGTTCCATATGTCGACAAATGCGCCTATTGTTGTGGACCGGTTCGAACAGTCGGGCCATAATATGCTGATATCCGGAAAGATCGGGTCTGGGAAGTCATATCTGGCCAAGCTTACTCTGTGGCGGCGCCTAATGATGGATCCGGAGACAGAAGTCCTGATTATCGATCCCGTCGGTGGTTTCGGCGATGTTGTCGAAGCTGTAGACGGCCAGCGCGTGACCATTGACGGGCGGTCGCGAATTAACCCCTTAGACATCAAACAGGTCGATAATATTGATGACGTTGAGGGAGACCCATACGATGACAAAATCCGGAGTGTAATGGGGCTGTTCGAGTCACATTTCCAGGGGAAACGAGAACTCAGTAAAGAGGAGGAGGGCGTACTCCGCCGTGCAATCCGCTACGCGTACCTTGAGCAGGGTATTACTAAAGACGTGAGTACGCACAATCAGCAAAGCCCTGTAATTCAGGATGTGTTAGACGTTCTTGCACGAATGGCAAATGGATCACCACCTGGTGAGTTCCTCAACGTGCCAGAAACCGTTCAGTCAGAAATTACAACGATCAATACTGAAACTAGTATCGAGGACCGCGAACAAGCTGAACGGCTCGCAGACTATGCCCAAAGTGTTCTCCTTGGATTAGAAGAGTTCAAGAAGGGTGGACAGCGCGCAAACCTCAATGGAGACACGAACGTTCATCTGCAAGACCGGGTTGTTCAGTTTGATCTTTCGAGCGTTGCTGATGGGTCAAACGAAGGGCTGATTATGCACATCGTGCTTGACTGGCTCTTCCAGCGGGCGAAGGCCAGTACTGGGAAGATGGTCGTGATGATTGACGAGGCACACTATATGCTCGGTCATGAACAGGCGCTGGATATGCTGAACCTGTTTGCCCGGCACAGCCGCCACTACGGAAGTGGCCTGACGCTTATCAGTCAGACTGTCGATGAGTTCATGACTGATCCGAAGGCGAAAGAAATCTACGACCAGTGTGATATTCGGGCACTGATGCGACATCAAGATATCGGCGAAGAAGCCATCGATGCTCTTGACTTGACACCTCGTGAACGGGACTTCGTGCTCCAAGCTCAGGCCGGGAACTCGGCAGACTACTCCGAATCACTTCTCTCCGTGTCTGATGCTGGGAAAATGCGTATGCGGGTGATGTCGAATGACTTCGAGCACCACGTCATAGATGGTGATATGAACGTGTGGGCTTTCCTGTACGATAACGATCTTATTGAATGGAGCGACATTCCGGACCACGAAGAGCAGGCAGTCGAACAGATACTCAATGTGAATGCTTCAAGCGCTCTCTCCTGA